The Oncorhynchus nerka isolate Pitt River linkage group LG3, Oner_Uvic_2.0, whole genome shotgun sequence genome includes the window GGAGTCTTTCATAGCTACAGGTGTGGACTGGACAGGTGCAGAATGACAGAtaactctctctatttctctcctcagCCCACAAAGGCAGCGTCTCCTACTGCCACAGCTGGCGAGGGAGGAGCAACCCCAAGGCCATGCCCATGGTGGAgttggggaagaaagagagggctGGCGACACCATCTCGGTGGGGTGGGACGCCCTGGGCGTGGCCTCGCTGGACACACAGGTCAACATGGACGGGCAGAGTCTGagcgaggcagggagagagacagagagagagctgggggggTTCCACCTCTAGTAGTCTGCTGACcgagtgatagagggagatagataaGAGAGATGTTGAGAGGGTGGAGATGTTTAGGAGCAGAGACATCTTTAAAAACAGctttaaaataaaacatgttttgtgCAAGGACAACCAGAGTATTGTCTTTGTCAACACTGTCCTAATATGCCTGTGTGTGGATTATGGTTCAAATGATAGTTTCACACAATAGAATAGTGTGTACAATTGTATGCATGTATTTTGTAACAAAATAAAATCGAGCCAAGTGagaaaataacaataaaatgacATTCACAAGTGGAAATGTTCCTGATAAAACCTCCCCAAGTTGTGAACTCGGTGTTTAAGAGGTCTCATTGAACTGTTCATAGCCTAATGGGTGTTAAAAGAAAACCAGCTACTTGTGTATTTACGGTAGCTTCCCTGCTCTCCAAATCCCGCAGCACTTGTTGTGTCTTGTGGTCATTTTGGAGCCAGATAAGCGTTGACGGAAGACACTggatttatttttaatacattagtGATTTGCAGGATTTAACAGTACTTTCTCTCATATAGCCTATATACCAAAACATTACTTTTCTGAAATACATTTGAGTTTTGTCGCCTGCGCATAGCCGTCGGACTGGCCTATTCGGCATTGTTTTTTGGGGCGACTGTTATCCAGCATAATAGCGAGACAGAGGAAGAGCACTTATTCCACGAGCCTCTTTAGCCCGAACGGACATAAATCGAGGATAACATTCGTAATTACAACCATTTACGCAACCAGATAAAGGTGGAGAGTCACGGATACGTCTGGTATCCAACAACAACCTTCAGCctatcattattttattttggTGATCTTATACCGAGAAAATTACCGTCCGTGTTCATGCCAGATCTGCAGCGCTTTAGTTTTCCATACCATAGTATGAATCCTTTGTTAGAGGCGAACTCGCTTCTCCAACATCAACAGCAGCAGAACCAAGGAGGACAGAGTCATCCCGATTCCCCCTCAGGCCTTCTGCCCGAATCCGTCTTCGGCTCGCTCGACCCGACGTCTTTCTTCCTGGGCGACCATCCCGGACTGGGCTCGGAGACTCAGCCAGGGTTCGATTTCACCACACCCTCACAAGCTTACCTGCATCTAAACCACTCTTATCACCGGTCTGTGCCCCAACCTCCTGCAGCGATGGCCCTGAGGAACGACCTGGGCTCCAATATCAGTGTCCTAAAGACTCTGAACTTACGGTTCCGATGCTTTCTGGCCAAAGTGCATGAACTTGAGCGAAGGAATAAGATTTTGGAGAAACAACTACAACAGGCGTTGGATGCGAAGAACAGCTGTGATGGGGGTTGTTCTGAAAGCGCTAGACGGGCCCATACCCAAGAAACAGGTGTACAGACCGGGTTTGTGGGAACTATCCCTCTCAGGCCCGGGTCACTCCCGTTCCAAAACACCAACAACTCCGCGAGACGACCCACTACCCTCTTCACACCTGCCCTCAACACTGTCTTCACGCTTGAGTCCAACAACAAAGCTGGAACAAACCCCACCGAGCCGAATCAGAATCCGACCATCACGGTAAGCCAATCAACCCCGACAATCGACTCTCCAGCCGGGTCCAATTCAATCACCAACGGGAAAACGGTTTTTAGTACAGGCACTGGAACCCCCACCAACCCGCCTCCCCGGTTCCTCCCCGGTACTATCTGGTCCTACAACCATACCCGCAAGCTCGGTTCTGGCGTGGAGACGCGCGTCACCAGCCCCGGTGTGTCCTGGGTCCAGCCGGACGGGGTCGGGGTCCAGATTGATACCATTACCCCGGAGATCAGAGCCCTGTACAACGTCCTGGCCAAagtcaagagggagagagacgagtaCAAACGCAGGTAAATAGGATCAACCTTTGTTGATTTGTTCACCAAAGTAAGGCCTAATTAACGTGTGTGCCTGACGGGTGTAAAGGCGCATGGGGACCTAGAGTTGTGATTAAACGTCTCTTGGTAAAAGTCAGTTGATGTAACTTAGTGAAACTATAATAGGTGTACATGTAATATTTTGCTCATGCCACTTGGGTGAAGTGAAAGGCCCTGTTACAACAGATGGCCTCTGAGAGCAgctgtgtcctgcctgtgttctGTCTATTTCTGccacagcccacaccattcttaTTGCTAGAGATGCGAAGGGCAGCTGGGGGAAATACCAAACATTATCAGACCATAACTGACTCAGAATGAAGTCATGTAACTGAGATCCAACACAGGAAGGCTCTGTCTCAACAATCAAACCAATACTTTTG containing:
- the iffo1b gene encoding non-homologous end joining factor IFFO1 isoform X3 produces the protein MPDLQRFSFPYHSMNPLLEANSLLQHQQQQNQGGQSHPDSPSGLLPESVFGSLDPTSFFLGDHPGLGSETQPGFDFTTPSQAYLHLNHSYHRSVPQPPAAMALRNDLGSNISVLKTLNLRFRCFLAKVHELERRNKILEKQLQQALDAKNSCDGGCSESARRAHTQETGVQTGFVGTIPLRPGSLPFQNTNNSARRPTTLFTPALNTVFTLESNNKAGTNPTEPNQNPTITVSQSTPTIDSPAGSNSITNGKTVFSTGTGTPTNPPPRFLPGTIWSYNHTRKLGSGVETRVTSPGVSWVQPDGVGVQIDTITPEIRALYNVLAKVKRERDEYKRRWEEEYTVRVDMQQKMEDLQEDLQESEGCQDELAVRVQQLKSELVLFKGLMSNNMSDLDSKIQEKAMKVDMDICRRIDITARLCDLAQQRNCEDVIQMYQVPNTQSAINCRPRKQTPLSVNSSEGDETISTSESDGGLPREEELCGSSANQINEEMQRMLNQLRECEFEDDCDSLAWEETEETLLLWEDFPGCTLAPETTHQPGEQEDQCLEKVINDTEDLFKSREKEYQETIDQIEYDLATAKSDVFLPSMTRLQLRVMCFSPV
- the iffo1b gene encoding non-homologous end joining factor IFFO1 isoform X2, producing MPDLQRFSFPYHSMNPLLEANSLLQHQQQQNQGGQSHPDSPSGLLPESVFGSLDPTSFFLGDHPGLGSETQPGFDFTTPSQAYLHLNHSYHRSVPQPPAAMALRNDLGSNISVLKTLNLRFRCFLAKVHELERRNKILEKQLQQALDAKNSCDGGCSESARRAHTQETGVQTGFVGTIPLRPGSLPFQNTNNSARRPTTLFTPALNTVFTLESNNKAGTNPTEPNQNPTITVSQSTPTIDSPAGSNSITNGKTVFSTGTGTPTNPPPRFLPGTIWSYNHTRKLGSGVETRVTSPGVSWVQPDGVGVQIDTITPEIRALYNVLAKVKRERDEYKRRWEEEYTVRVDMQQKMEDLQEDLQESEGCQDELAVRVQQLKSELVLFKGLMSNNMSDLDSKIQEKAMKVDMDICRRIDITARLCDLAQQRNCEDVIQMYQVPNTQSAINCRPRKQTPLSVNSSEGDETISTSESDGGLPREEELCGSSANQINEEMQRMLNQLRECEFEDDCDSLAWEETEETLLLWEDFPGCTLAPETTHQPGEEDQCLEKVINDTEDLFKSREKEYQETIDQIEYDLATAKSDMNRHLHEYMEMCSMKRGLDVQMETCRRLITQSGDSKPGSPVAVAGEESVDQAEKEGTTASPPLSNSPPRS
- the iffo1b gene encoding non-homologous end joining factor IFFO1 isoform X1 — encoded protein: MPDLQRFSFPYHSMNPLLEANSLLQHQQQQNQGGQSHPDSPSGLLPESVFGSLDPTSFFLGDHPGLGSETQPGFDFTTPSQAYLHLNHSYHRSVPQPPAAMALRNDLGSNISVLKTLNLRFRCFLAKVHELERRNKILEKQLQQALDAKNSCDGGCSESARRAHTQETGVQTGFVGTIPLRPGSLPFQNTNNSARRPTTLFTPALNTVFTLESNNKAGTNPTEPNQNPTITVSQSTPTIDSPAGSNSITNGKTVFSTGTGTPTNPPPRFLPGTIWSYNHTRKLGSGVETRVTSPGVSWVQPDGVGVQIDTITPEIRALYNVLAKVKRERDEYKRRWEEEYTVRVDMQQKMEDLQEDLQESEGCQDELAVRVQQLKSELVLFKGLMSNNMSDLDSKIQEKAMKVDMDICRRIDITARLCDLAQQRNCEDVIQMYQVPNTQSAINCRPRKQTPLSVNSSEGDETISTSESDGGLPREEELCGSSANQINEEMQRMLNQLRECEFEDDCDSLAWEETEETLLLWEDFPGCTLAPETTHQPGEQEDQCLEKVINDTEDLFKSREKEYQETIDQIEYDLATAKSDMNRHLHEYMEMCSMKRGLDVQMETCRRLITQSGDSKPGSPVAVAGEESVDQAEKEGTTASPPLSNSPPRS